The following proteins come from a genomic window of Chryseobacterium glaciei:
- a CDS encoding AAA family ATPase, whose amino-acid sequence MNLYDLIIQDKEEITLNDVFLDQSNKEQFAQLIKEHTYIKELQEYGLPVNNKVLLQGSSGCGKTMTAKAIANALGKNIMILNLSNIVSSRIGETSQNIKMIFDKAGRERSVLFLDELDQIGKARGSDDKDVGEMRRLVNTLIQLIDYYPENALLLCATNHPEIIDTAILRRFQLKINYEMPSKEFLDSFYDNLLSKFPEDLRKIDRKYEVSFAEAKDYAFTVAKGRLIERLEEEKSKLNNVVNNPFNKKNY is encoded by the coding sequence ATGAATCTGTACGACCTTATTATTCAGGACAAAGAAGAAATAACGCTTAATGACGTATTCCTTGATCAATCTAATAAGGAACAGTTTGCCCAGCTCATCAAGGAACATACCTACATCAAAGAACTTCAGGAATATGGACTTCCTGTTAATAATAAAGTTCTGCTTCAGGGAAGTTCAGGTTGTGGAAAAACAATGACTGCAAAAGCCATTGCCAATGCGCTGGGGAAAAATATCATGATCTTAAACCTCAGCAATATTGTTTCGTCCCGAATTGGAGAAACTTCTCAGAATATTAAAATGATATTCGACAAAGCGGGTCGCGAAAGATCTGTTCTTTTTCTTGATGAATTGGATCAGATTGGAAAAGCCAGAGGCAGCGACGATAAAGATGTGGGCGAAATGAGAAGGCTTGTGAATACTTTGATTCAGTTGATTGATTATTATCCTGAAAATGCGCTTTTACTTTGCGCCACCAACCATCCCGAAATCATTGATACTGCTATTTTACGACGTTTTCAATTGAAAATTAATTATGAAATGCCTTCTAAGGAATTTTTGGACAGTTTTTATGATAATCTATTGTCGAAGTTTCCTGAGGATTTGAGGAAGATTGATAGGAAATATGAGGTTTCTTTTGCGGAGGCGAAGGATTATGCTTTTACGGTGGCGAAAGGGAGGTTGATTGAGAGGTTGGAAGAAGAAAAATCTAAATTAAACAACGTAGTAAATAATCCCTTTAATAAAAAAAATTATTAG
- a CDS encoding LytR/AlgR family response regulator transcription factor, producing the protein MNCIIIDDEPLARAEMQSLINEVSQLEILGKFSNAPAAIEFLKTNEVDLIFLDIEMPLVTGLEFAEMLPKQTLIIFTTAYSQYALKSYELEAVDYLLKPIDKQRLEKAIEKAVLYKELLSRDTVKNTVESNTTDFLFIKADRRYYKINFSEIKFIEGLKDYVVIHTQSQKLITAMNLKTIHQKISEDIFLRVSKSYVVNINFIDSFDNHNIYINDAEIPLGEVYRSAFFTRYSGGSLNLDGN; encoded by the coding sequence ATGAATTGCATTATAATTGATGATGAACCGTTGGCAAGAGCAGAAATGCAGTCACTAATTAATGAAGTTTCTCAACTTGAAATTCTCGGAAAATTCTCTAATGCACCCGCAGCAATCGAGTTTTTAAAAACGAATGAAGTAGACCTTATTTTTCTTGATATAGAAATGCCTTTGGTAACGGGATTGGAGTTCGCAGAAATGCTTCCAAAACAAACCTTAATCATTTTCACAACAGCGTATTCTCAATATGCCTTGAAAAGTTATGAGCTGGAAGCGGTAGATTATTTGCTTAAACCCATCGACAAACAAAGGTTAGAAAAAGCCATTGAAAAAGCTGTTCTATACAAGGAACTTTTATCCAGAGATACGGTAAAAAATACGGTAGAATCTAATACAACAGATTTTTTGTTCATTAAAGCGGACAGAAGATATTATAAAATTAATTTTTCAGAGATTAAATTTATTGAAGGGTTAAAAGATTACGTGGTCATTCATACTCAATCCCAAAAGCTGATCACAGCAATGAATTTGAAAACAATTCACCAGAAAATCTCAGAGGATATTTTTTTGAGAGTGAGTAAATCATATGTTGTCAATATCAATTTTATCGACTCGTTTGATAATCACAATATCTATATTAATGATGCCGAAATTCCTTTGGGAGAAGTGTACAGATCAGCTTTTTTCACAAGATATTCTGGTGGATCTCTAAACTTGGATGGTAATTAA
- a CDS encoding DapH/DapD/GlmU-related protein — translation MISITNFIENFSDFNSDESLQPWEIIDNLETILVEKFTHLDDDFIISGETAIHKTAVIEQNVIFKGKIIIGRNSFVGANAYLRGPIYIAENVKIGPGSEIKQSIIFNDTAVAHFNYIGNSIIGNRINFEAGSICANHYNERKDKTISVIFNSEIIKTNTQKFGALVGDDSRIGANAVLSPGTILPKESIVKDWN, via the coding sequence ATGATCAGCATTACCAATTTTATTGAAAATTTCTCAGATTTTAATTCCGACGAAAGCCTTCAACCATGGGAAATTATTGACAATCTGGAAACAATTTTAGTTGAAAAATTTACTCATTTGGATGATGATTTTATAATCTCAGGAGAAACTGCCATTCATAAAACCGCTGTCATTGAGCAGAATGTAATTTTTAAAGGAAAAATCATTATTGGCAGGAATTCTTTCGTTGGCGCTAATGCTTATTTAAGAGGTCCGATTTATATTGCAGAAAATGTGAAAATCGGGCCCGGAAGCGAGATCAAACAAAGTATTATTTTTAACGATACAGCCGTTGCTCATTTTAATTATATTGGTAACAGCATCATCGGAAACCGTATCAATTTTGAAGCGGGATCTATCTGCGCCAATCATTATAATGAAAGAAAAGATAAAACGATTTCTGTGATCTTTAATTCTGAAATTATTAAAACCAATACTCAAAAATTCGGAGCGTTGGTTGGGGATGATTCGAGGATTGGAGCTAATGCTGTTCTATCGCCGGGAACTATTTTACCAAAAGAAAGTATTGTAAAAGACTGGAATTGA
- a CDS encoding AIPR family protein: MDLITTGFLNDFVDRKGYSKLTESQKFEYFCNFCVINKEYDSISFDDKLISTGNSTQGIDGIGIIINNKLCQNVSEVKQIMEMNRMLTVTFIFIQSKTSNSFSNNHLENFCRWTKNFFSEEANLFTTDEMKNAIEMREFIYHSSNLKYMKDRSPICKLYFCTNGKWQADPNLISVINNNKKEIENLDLFNSVEIYPIDSKALQNLYRRTKEPVEATIKFERKVNIPTISEITVAYSGLLPFSEFKKIIIDESGKMKSVFDDNIRDYLEQDSNPVNKDISNTLQKGNLEQFCILNNGVTIVAEEITGPGETITLSNYQIVNGCQTSNVLYENRNIDGIEAMHIPVKIIVTSDQNIKSQITRATNNQTAVNAVELEALSDFQRNLEDYYNALAKNNLKLYYERRTNQYKNSDDIPLYKVVNRESQIKSLSAMFLNNPHNVAGNYGKLVEKLGVDIFNSDHDYFPYYISSLTYFFLDKLLEENKLFPKSKRFRYQILMVFRFLITKTISPNLKDKGRMQKQCQQILDVLKDDSTTLHIFKESANFIESEELNIDFNDRKAVERKDTTSLILDKLTELYLIEK, encoded by the coding sequence ATGGATTTAATTACAACAGGATTTCTAAACGATTTTGTTGACAGAAAAGGATATTCAAAACTTACCGAAAGTCAAAAATTTGAATATTTTTGTAATTTTTGTGTAATAAATAAAGAATACGACTCTATATCATTTGATGACAAATTAATAAGTACTGGAAATTCTACACAAGGCATAGATGGTATAGGAATTATTATTAATAATAAATTATGTCAAAATGTTAGCGAAGTTAAACAGATAATGGAAATGAATAGAATGTTAACCGTAACATTTATATTTATTCAATCAAAAACCTCCAATTCATTCAGTAACAATCATTTAGAAAACTTTTGCAGATGGACTAAAAATTTTTTCAGCGAAGAAGCTAATTTATTCACTACTGACGAAATGAAAAATGCAATTGAAATGCGTGAATTCATTTACCATTCATCGAATTTGAAATACATGAAAGACAGAAGTCCAATCTGTAAATTATACTTTTGCACTAATGGTAAATGGCAAGCTGATCCCAATTTAATTAGTGTTATAAATAATAATAAAAAAGAGATTGAAAACTTAGATTTATTTAATTCTGTAGAAATTTACCCTATAGATTCAAAGGCTTTACAAAATTTATATAGAAGAACTAAAGAGCCTGTTGAAGCTACAATAAAATTTGAAAGAAAGGTTAATATACCAACAATTAGTGAAATTACAGTAGCATATTCAGGATTATTACCATTTTCTGAATTTAAAAAAATAATTATTGATGAATCTGGAAAAATGAAATCCGTTTTTGATGATAATATTAGAGATTATCTAGAACAAGACAGTAATCCCGTAAATAAAGATATCTCAAATACTCTTCAAAAGGGTAATCTAGAACAATTTTGTATTTTAAACAATGGTGTAACAATTGTTGCTGAAGAGATCACGGGACCCGGGGAAACAATAACTCTATCGAACTATCAAATTGTAAATGGATGTCAAACAAGTAATGTTCTTTATGAAAATAGAAATATTGATGGAATTGAAGCAATGCATATCCCAGTTAAAATTATTGTAACTAGTGATCAAAATATTAAAAGCCAAATTACAAGAGCTACAAATAATCAAACGGCAGTAAATGCCGTGGAGCTCGAAGCGTTATCCGATTTTCAAAGAAACTTAGAAGATTATTACAATGCTCTGGCAAAAAATAATTTAAAATTATATTATGAGCGCAGAACAAATCAGTATAAAAATTCTGATGACATTCCATTATACAAAGTTGTCAATAGAGAGAGTCAAATAAAATCTCTTTCTGCAATGTTTTTAAATAATCCTCATAATGTAGCTGGTAATTATGGTAAATTAGTAGAAAAACTAGGTGTAGATATTTTCAATTCAGATCATGACTATTTTCCTTATTATATAAGTTCATTAACATACTTTTTCTTAGATAAATTACTTGAGGAAAATAAATTATTTCCAAAATCCAAAAGATTTAGATATCAAATATTAATGGTTTTTAGGTTCTTAATTACAAAAACAATATCACCTAATTTAAAGGATAAGGGGCGTATGCAAAAGCAATGTCAACAAATTTTAGATGTTTTAAAAGATGATTCGACAACCTTACATATATTTAAAGAGTCAGCAAACTTTATAGAAAGTGAAGAATTGAATATTGATTTTAATGATAGGAAAGCTGTAGAACGTAAAGATACAACATCATTAATTTTAGATAAATTAACAGAGTTATATCTAATTGAAAAATAA
- a CDS encoding sensor histidine kinase: protein MYTGISQYYVLSIVYISLLIMAYINMYVLVPMFFFRTRYVLYFILLVALGIAGLNFISVIMSNFEEYKIEEYRPKKGGLYEGVMMCIPIILVTTTVKLLQKWIKDNERITELSNLTLNMELNELRNQINPHFLFNMLNNVKALIRTDPEKASTVIIKLSEFLRYQLYENSEEKTLLISEIDFLSNFLNLEKIRRENFSVEINSETDKRMLNSTFIPPNLFTTFVENAVKHSVEIDDKDSYVKIKIEVENKKLYFICTNSQNPNYSISDKNYGGLGLANIKRRLELLYQDQYSLNIVSTEKEYIVNLIIPV from the coding sequence ATGTATACGGGAATTAGCCAATATTATGTTTTAAGTATTGTTTATATTTCATTATTAATCATGGCTTATATTAATATGTACGTATTAGTTCCTATGTTTTTCTTTAGAACTCGATATGTACTGTATTTTATATTATTAGTAGCGTTGGGTATAGCTGGATTGAACTTTATTTCAGTGATCATGAGTAATTTTGAAGAATATAAAATAGAAGAGTATCGTCCAAAAAAAGGCGGTCTCTATGAAGGTGTAATGATGTGTATTCCTATTATATTGGTAACAACTACGGTTAAGTTACTCCAAAAATGGATAAAAGATAATGAAAGAATTACTGAATTAAGCAATCTTACTTTAAATATGGAACTAAATGAGCTTCGAAATCAGATCAATCCTCATTTTCTATTTAATATGCTTAATAATGTGAAAGCGTTAATCAGAACCGATCCTGAAAAAGCATCAACCGTTATCATCAAACTATCAGAATTTCTAAGGTATCAATTGTATGAAAACAGCGAGGAAAAGACATTATTAATCTCCGAAATCGACTTTCTATCTAATTTCCTTAACCTTGAGAAAATAAGAAGAGAAAATTTTTCTGTGGAGATTAATAGTGAAACGGATAAAAGAATGTTGAATAGTACATTTATTCCACCCAATTTGTTCACCACTTTTGTTGAAAATGCAGTGAAACACAGCGTTGAAATTGATGATAAAGATTCTTATGTGAAGATCAAAATTGAAGTAGAAAACAAGAAATTATATTTTATCTGTACAAATTCTCAAAACCCAAATTATTCTATTTCGGATAAAAATTATGGAGGTTTGGGATTGGCAAATATCAAAAGGCGCCTGGAACTTTTATATCAGGATCAATACAGTTTAAACATCGTTTCTACAGAAAAAGAATATATCGTAAACTTAATAATTCCCGTATGA
- a CDS encoding DMT family transporter, whose amino-acid sequence MGRSYIYLILAIVFEIIATTFLKKSEEFSKLLPSIVTVIGYSAAFYFLSLTLRQIPVGITYAIWSGVGIIFITIIGIVAFKQVPDLPAIIGIALIVIGVIIINIFSKMGTH is encoded by the coding sequence ATGGGACGCAGTTATATATATCTTATTTTGGCAATTGTTTTTGAAATTATTGCAACAACTTTTCTGAAAAAATCTGAGGAATTTTCAAAATTGCTTCCTTCGATAGTTACGGTAATAGGGTATTCGGCGGCGTTTTATTTTTTAAGCCTGACGCTTCGTCAAATACCGGTTGGGATCACGTATGCAATCTGGTCGGGCGTTGGGATCATATTTATTACGATCATTGGTATTGTAGCTTTTAAACAGGTTCCTGATCTCCCTGCCATCATCGGAATTGCACTGATTGTGATTGGAGTGATAATTATTAATATTTTCTCGAAAATGGGCACACATTAA